From the Ciona intestinalis chromosome 2, KH, whole genome shotgun sequence genome, one window contains:
- the LOC108951063 gene encoding sn1-specific diacylglycerol lipase alpha, giving the protein MPGIVLFKRRWLTGSDDLVLPCFILALLHFTLLIVIIVYVTTSPDIVQYSNVDLNYLVGRNANASFITKVSCAQKVRRISFGYVGLLAGATLLELTIARFSMLGTILNAEKREPISYFLYFRFVVGISELAYTIGAAVHLSGNWDKCHSILSSYNIPIGM; this is encoded by the exons ATGCCAGGCATCGTATTGTTTAAGAGACGTTGGTTGACAGGAAGCGATGACTTGGTCTTGCCTTGTTTCATATTAGCTCTTCTTCATTTTACCTT GTTGATTGTAATCATTGTATATGTGACGACCTCACCGGACATTGTTCAATATTCAAACGTGGATTTGAATTATCTGGTTGGTCGAAATGCTAATGCGAGTTTCATAACCAAAGTGTCATGCGCTCAAAAAGTTAGACGCATTTCCTTTGGTTATGTGGGGTTGCTTGCTGGAGCCACA CTTCTGGAGTTGACTATTGCAAGGTTTAGCATGTTGGGGACAATATTAAACGCAGAGAAAAGGGAACCAATCAGTTATTTTCTTTACTTTCGATTTG ttGTTGGTATCTCGGAATTGGCGTATACGATTGGTGCTGCTGTACATCTATCTGGAAACTGGGATAAATGTCACTCAATATTATCATCCTATAATATACCCATAGGTATGTAG
- the LOC100180410 gene encoding rho GTPase-activating protein 6 isoform X1: protein MSLKREHLKTVRLQDMSELECSALRKLALEYLQNIGATFSVPRDINALSKKHSLRKKYAFYLSTKDKNKDQDRVFGIPLEKVVENDQLLRLQKSASFAANSDLFATDNHDSVVPQSGSEMTDRSPVAAGAQESNITSKHTCDCTNALNCTSIHTPPTSKRNVSSESRPLKRRGAIIADSVNEIDPYQSQLLEALSITETTHNHRKDDRSSLLPPTMAQVPYVVQKCCDHITEYGIHVTGIFRVAGSKKRVKQLRDEFDHGADVDINADYNPHDVAALLKEFLRDLPEALLTKDLYPAFISSSTLIMEERIPTIQALLWLLPMPNRDTLYTLVKFLWKIAKHSETTCDKYGEHVSLTTSNLLSNKMNCIKVEGNKMNIENLATIFGPNLLHRFKKTSSESQILKQDLPEDYSNVIKTVTTIIKHHEELFQLNENTQHKVLNFLKTSYPEAVEYLLRRKTANYMRTLSTNTEAADVEKQNTTTKTGSDSNVACSRLSYQHAMKHITPTPRKQTHLNIDRQQPMFSTLHEKLSPKNRMNEGTSKKWLSNTERAVGEFRTLSSRLADHVATVELDRTASPTSHASMDDVSTSYKIENTPTIFEDKSRKDVIRRKEQRTNKSMSPEVRRRGGVCINAPYSHTTGRIPDNKRFSQNSSSESEMDLFGSVDSLDKTIMELQSGFHFSGPNILSTTTGNHPPGLSPRFLRKYNVTKTTLPHNNYHKVQTRPTSLPQTENQDSVFNSLDKKPYSCWLDDSSNERNATGKMIASWQDMPTTVL from the exons ATGAGCTTGAAGCGAGAACACTTGAAGACTGTTCGACTGCAGGACATGTCTGAATTAGAATGTTCTGCATTGCGCAAGCTTGCGTTGGAATACTTACAAAACATTGGGGCGACGTTTTCCGTCCCCAGAG ACATCAACGCATTGAGCAAAAAGCACTCATTAAGAAAAAAGTACGCATTCTACTTGAGCACGAAGGACAAAAACAAAG ACCAGGATCGTGTATTTGGAATCCCACTGGAGAAAGTTGTTGAAAACGACCAACTGCTTCGTTTACAAAAATCCGCTTCGTTTGCCGCGAATTCGGATTTGTTCGCCACTGACAATCATGATTCTGTGGTACCCCAAAGCGGCTCCGAGATGACAGACAG GTCACCAGTAGCAGCAGGCGCACAAGAAAGCAATATAACGTCAAAACATACATGCGATTGTACAAATGCATTAAACTGTACGTCAATTCACACTCCCCCAACATCTAAACGAAATGTTTCATCTGAATCACGACCACTAAAACGACGG GGAGCTATCATAGCCGACTCCGTGAATGAGATCGATCCATATCAGTCTCAGTTACTTGAAGCCCTGTCAATAACAGAGACAACACACAACCATCGCAAAGATGATCGAAGTTCACTTCTCCCACCGACCATGGCACAAGTCCCATACGTCGTTCAAAAGTGTTGCGATCACATTACGGAGTATG gtaTCCATGTCACGGGCATCTTTAGAGTTGCTGGCTCGAAAAAGAGAGTAAAACAG TTACGGGATGAGTTCGATCATGGAGCTGATGTTGATATAAATGCGGATTACAATCCACATGACGTCGCAGCTCTTTTAAAAGAGTTTCTACGAGACCTGCCAGAGGCTTTACTTACCAAAGATTTGTATCCCGCTTTTATTTCTTCCTCAA cTTTGATTATGGAAGAACGCATACCTACAATACAAGCATTGTTATGGCTGTTGCCCATGCCTAATCGCGACACTTTGTATACGTTGGTAAAGTTTTTGTGGAAAATTGCCAAACATTCCGAAACAACTTGTGATAAATATGGAGAGCATGTGAGTTTAACTACTTCAAACTTATTAAGTAATAAAATGAACTGCATAAAGGTTGaaggaaataaaatgaatattgaAAATCTTGCCACAATTTTTGGACCAAACCTTTTGCATCGGTTCAAGAAAACCAGCAGTGAATCACAG attttaaaacaagatctaCCAGAAGATTATAGTAACGTCATTAAAACAGTAACGACCATCATCAAACATCATGAAGAACTATTTCAG TTAAATGAGAATACACaacacaaagttttaaattttctaaaaacgTCATATCCTGAAGCTGTTGAATATTTGTTGCGAAGAAAGACGGCGAATTATATGAG GACACTTTCGACAAATACCGAAGCAGCAGAtgtagaaaaacaaaatacaacaacaaagacTGGTTCGGATTCAAACGTTGCATGTTCTCGATTAAGCTACCAGCATGCAATGAAACATATCACACCAACGCCACGGAAGCAAACTCATCTTAATATAGATCG CCAACAGCCCATGTTCTCAACACTCCACGAAAAACTATCCCCAAAGAATAGAATGAATGAAGGAACCAGCAAG AAATGGCTGAGTAATACTGAGCGCGCAGTTGGTGAGTTTCGAACATTGTCCAGTCGTCTTGCTGACCATGTAGCAACAGTTGAACTGGACCGAACTGCCAGCCCAACCTCACATGCAAGCATGGATGATGTTTCAACttcttataaaatagaaaatacacCCACGATATTTGAG GATAAAAGTAGAAAGGATGTCATTCGCCGTAAAgaacaaagaacaaacaaatcCATGTCTCCTGAAGTCCGTAGACGTGGCGGAGTCTGCATCAATGCTCCTTATTCCCATACAACAGGACGGATCCCTGACAACAAACGTTTTTCTCAAAATTCTTCATCGGAATCAGAAATGGATTTGTTTGGTTCTGTCGATTCCCTTGACAAGACCATCATGGAACTGCAATCAGGTTTTCATTTCAGTGGACCGAACATACTGTCAACTACTACTGGTAATCACCCACCCGGGCTAAGCCCTCGGTTCCTGCGCAAATACAATGTAACTAAAACGACACTTCCCCACAATAATTACCATAAAGTACAAACAAGACCAACGAGTTTACCCCAAACTGAAAACCAGGACTCTGTCTTTAATTCACTCGATAAGAAACCATATTCTTGTTGGTTGGACGATTCAAGTAATGAGCGGAATGCAACCGGCAAAATGATTGCTTCGTGGCAAGATATGCCAACGACCGTGCTGTAA
- the LOC100180410 gene encoding rho GTPase-activating protein 6 isoform X2 translates to MSLKREHLKTVRLQDMSELECSALRKLALEYLQNIGATFSVPRDINALSKKHSLRKKYAFYLSTKDKNKDQDRVFGIPLEKVVENDQLLRLQKSASFAANSDLFATDNHDSVVPQSGSEMTDRSPVAAGAQESNITSKHTCDCTNALNCTSIHTPPTSKRNVSSESRPLKRRGAIIADSVNEIDPYQSQLLEALSITETTHNHRKDDRSSLLPPTMAQVPYVVQKCCDHITEYGIHVTGIFRVAGSKKRVKQLRDEFDHGADVDINADYNPHDVAALLKEFLRDLPEALLTKDLYPAFISSSTLIMEERIPTIQALLWLLPMPNRDTLYTLVKFLWKIAKHSETTCDKYGEHVEGNKMNIENLATIFGPNLLHRFKKTSSESQILKQDLPEDYSNVIKTVTTIIKHHEELFQLNENTQHKVLNFLKTSYPEAVEYLLRRKTANYMRTLSTNTEAADVEKQNTTTKTGSDSNVACSRLSYQHAMKHITPTPRKQTHLNIDRQQPMFSTLHEKLSPKNRMNEGTSKKWLSNTERAVGEFRTLSSRLADHVATVELDRTASPTSHASMDDVSTSYKIENTPTIFEDKSRKDVIRRKEQRTNKSMSPEVRRRGGVCINAPYSHTTGRIPDNKRFSQNSSSESEMDLFGSVDSLDKTIMELQSGFHFSGPNILSTTTGNHPPGLSPRFLRKYNVTKTTLPHNNYHKVQTRPTSLPQTENQDSVFNSLDKKPYSCWLDDSSNERNATGKMIASWQDMPTTVL, encoded by the exons ATGAGCTTGAAGCGAGAACACTTGAAGACTGTTCGACTGCAGGACATGTCTGAATTAGAATGTTCTGCATTGCGCAAGCTTGCGTTGGAATACTTACAAAACATTGGGGCGACGTTTTCCGTCCCCAGAG ACATCAACGCATTGAGCAAAAAGCACTCATTAAGAAAAAAGTACGCATTCTACTTGAGCACGAAGGACAAAAACAAAG ACCAGGATCGTGTATTTGGAATCCCACTGGAGAAAGTTGTTGAAAACGACCAACTGCTTCGTTTACAAAAATCCGCTTCGTTTGCCGCGAATTCGGATTTGTTCGCCACTGACAATCATGATTCTGTGGTACCCCAAAGCGGCTCCGAGATGACAGACAG GTCACCAGTAGCAGCAGGCGCACAAGAAAGCAATATAACGTCAAAACATACATGCGATTGTACAAATGCATTAAACTGTACGTCAATTCACACTCCCCCAACATCTAAACGAAATGTTTCATCTGAATCACGACCACTAAAACGACGG GGAGCTATCATAGCCGACTCCGTGAATGAGATCGATCCATATCAGTCTCAGTTACTTGAAGCCCTGTCAATAACAGAGACAACACACAACCATCGCAAAGATGATCGAAGTTCACTTCTCCCACCGACCATGGCACAAGTCCCATACGTCGTTCAAAAGTGTTGCGATCACATTACGGAGTATG gtaTCCATGTCACGGGCATCTTTAGAGTTGCTGGCTCGAAAAAGAGAGTAAAACAG TTACGGGATGAGTTCGATCATGGAGCTGATGTTGATATAAATGCGGATTACAATCCACATGACGTCGCAGCTCTTTTAAAAGAGTTTCTACGAGACCTGCCAGAGGCTTTACTTACCAAAGATTTGTATCCCGCTTTTATTTCTTCCTCAA cTTTGATTATGGAAGAACGCATACCTACAATACAAGCATTGTTATGGCTGTTGCCCATGCCTAATCGCGACACTTTGTATACGTTGGTAAAGTTTTTGTGGAAAATTGCCAAACATTCCGAAACAACTTGTGATAAATATGGAGAGCAT GTTGaaggaaataaaatgaatattgaAAATCTTGCCACAATTTTTGGACCAAACCTTTTGCATCGGTTCAAGAAAACCAGCAGTGAATCACAG attttaaaacaagatctaCCAGAAGATTATAGTAACGTCATTAAAACAGTAACGACCATCATCAAACATCATGAAGAACTATTTCAG TTAAATGAGAATACACaacacaaagttttaaattttctaaaaacgTCATATCCTGAAGCTGTTGAATATTTGTTGCGAAGAAAGACGGCGAATTATATGAG GACACTTTCGACAAATACCGAAGCAGCAGAtgtagaaaaacaaaatacaacaacaaagacTGGTTCGGATTCAAACGTTGCATGTTCTCGATTAAGCTACCAGCATGCAATGAAACATATCACACCAACGCCACGGAAGCAAACTCATCTTAATATAGATCG CCAACAGCCCATGTTCTCAACACTCCACGAAAAACTATCCCCAAAGAATAGAATGAATGAAGGAACCAGCAAG AAATGGCTGAGTAATACTGAGCGCGCAGTTGGTGAGTTTCGAACATTGTCCAGTCGTCTTGCTGACCATGTAGCAACAGTTGAACTGGACCGAACTGCCAGCCCAACCTCACATGCAAGCATGGATGATGTTTCAACttcttataaaatagaaaatacacCCACGATATTTGAG GATAAAAGTAGAAAGGATGTCATTCGCCGTAAAgaacaaagaacaaacaaatcCATGTCTCCTGAAGTCCGTAGACGTGGCGGAGTCTGCATCAATGCTCCTTATTCCCATACAACAGGACGGATCCCTGACAACAAACGTTTTTCTCAAAATTCTTCATCGGAATCAGAAATGGATTTGTTTGGTTCTGTCGATTCCCTTGACAAGACCATCATGGAACTGCAATCAGGTTTTCATTTCAGTGGACCGAACATACTGTCAACTACTACTGGTAATCACCCACCCGGGCTAAGCCCTCGGTTCCTGCGCAAATACAATGTAACTAAAACGACACTTCCCCACAATAATTACCATAAAGTACAAACAAGACCAACGAGTTTACCCCAAACTGAAAACCAGGACTCTGTCTTTAATTCACTCGATAAGAAACCATATTCTTGTTGGTTGGACGATTCAAGTAATGAGCGGAATGCAACCGGCAAAATGATTGCTTCGTGGCAAGATATGCCAACGACCGTGCTGTAA